A genome region from Thermococcus onnurineus NA1 includes the following:
- a CDS encoding prefoldin subunit beta yields the protein MQNIPPQVQAMLGQLEGYQQQLQLVIQQKQKVQLELTEAKKALEEIEKVEEGTVIYKTVGTLIVKTDKAKALEELKEKVETLEVRLNALERQEKKLNEKLKELTQKIQTALRPTAG from the coding sequence GTGCAGAACATCCCGCCGCAGGTTCAGGCTATGTTGGGACAGCTTGAGGGCTACCAGCAGCAGCTCCAGCTCGTCATCCAGCAGAAGCAAAAGGTCCAGCTCGAGCTCACCGAGGCAAAGAAGGCTCTGGAGGAAATCGAGAAGGTTGAGGAGGGAACCGTCATCTACAAGACCGTTGGGACGCTCATCGTTAAGACCGACAAGGCCAAGGCTCTCGAGGAGCTGAAGGAGAAAGTCGAGACCCTCGAAGTTAGGCTCAACGCCCTCGAGAGGCAGGAGAAGAAGCTCAACGAAAAGCTCAAGGAGCTCACCCAGAAGATACAGACTGCTCTAAGGCCGACCGCCGGCTGA